The Ignicoccus hospitalis KIN4/I genome includes the window GTTTGAGCTGCGAACGAAATAGCCAAGGTTAATATACCACCTGCCATCAGCAAGTTTTGTATTGGGACTCCTATTGCCGACAAGAAAGCCATTATCAAAAGTGCGTAAATGAGGTACGTTATTATGCGAACGCCCATAAACGCTAGGTTTTCGTCGCCTAAGCTTCTGACCAAGAGTTCACTCAGCTTGTCCTCTCCAACTTTTCTGATGATTAGATATATCGACAGCAACACTACAATACTCAGAACGTCCACGGGCGTCAACGCTTTACTTCCGACGAGACGCGTGTGCCAGGGTCGTAAAAGCCGATGAGGACCCGTGTTTCAGCCGAACTCGTGAGGAGACGAGGCCGTGCACCGAGGCTTAAAGAGTAAATGGTCATTCGAAGTGGCGGATGAAGAATGAAGGTGGGGATAGCCTACGACCATCCCAGGTGGGAGGAGAAACACATAATCGAGCTGTTGAGGTCTAGGGGCCACGAGGTGATAGAGTATCCTCTCAGACATAGTTCGTTCGAAATAGGCGTCTCCAGCGAACTTCCGGACGTGGTGGTTCAAAGGGCTGTGAGCAGCGCTAGGGCGATTTCCTTCACCGCGCACATGGAGTCAATGGGCGTTCCGGTAGTTAATTCTCTTCATACACAGCTGGTGTGCGATAATAAGGTGTTGACAGACTCGGCCCTCAATAAGGAGAACGTGCCTCGGCCCAGAACGTTCATCGCGTACGACTTGGAGAGCGCCTTAGAGGCCGCTAGGGAGTTAGGCTTTCCCCTAGTCGTTAAGCCCCTACAGGGGAGTTGGGGGAGGCTTCAAGCCTTAGTAAAGGACGAGGACGCCCTAAAGGCCATAATAGAGCATAGGGAAGCCATGCCTTCGCCCCAGTTCAAGGTCCATTACCTTCAAGAATATATAAACAAGCCTAATAGAGACATCAGAGTGTTCGTAGTAGGGGACTCCGTTCCAGTAGCTATATATAGAATCTCCGAGAGGGAGTGGAGGACCAACACGGCCCTTGGGGGCAGGGCCGAGAAGGCAGAAGTCGACGAGGAGCTCGAGGAACTTGCCATAAAGGCGGCTAGGGCTGTGGGAGGCGGCGTGTTGGGCGTGGACGTGGTCGAAGATCCAGAGAGGGGCTACTTAGTGATTGAGGTTAATTCCAACGTGGACTTTAAAAACACATACAAGGTTACAGGCTTTGATATGGGAGAAGCCATAATAGACTATGCTTTGTCTTTAGTAAAACGTTGAGGTCCTTAAATAGGCCACTTAACTGCGGGCTGAGTGGTGGAAGGGAGTGACCCTGAACAAGGGCGACATAGTTGTCTTAGATTACACCTTAAGACTGGCTGATACAGGAGAAGTAATTACTACTACCTCCGAAGAAGAGGCCAAGAAGGCCGGCATCTACAAGGAGGGCGAGAAGTATGAGCCAGTAATAGTGGTTGTCGGCGAGGGGAGCTTACTCCCCGGGCTAGAGGAAGCAGTCGTCGAGATGAAGGAAGGCGAAGAGAAGGAAATAGAAATACCGCCTTCCAAGGCGTACGGCGAGAGGGACCCGGCGAAAGTTAAGGTATACAGCTTGAGGGAGTTTAAGAAGGCCGGCGTGAAGAACGTTTACCCTGGCATGGTTGTTAGAATAGGCAACGAGTTGGGCATAGTTAGGAGCGTCGACGGGGGGAGGGTTAGAGTAGACTTCAACAACCCCTATGCCGGGAAGACCATCAAAGCCCGGGTTAAGGTAATAAAGATAGTCAAAGAGCCCAAGGACAAAGTAGAGTACTTGATCAAGAGAAGGTTGCCCGAGGCCGAGATGAAATACGAGGATGGGGCAGTCACGATAACATTGCCCCTCAAGTATATATTGGCTGACAACATCCAAGCGGTGAAGGTAGTGTTGGCCGACGAGATATTCAAGTGGGTACCAGAGGTCAAGGAAGTGAAGTTCGTAGAACCGATAAAGAGGCCCGAAGGGGAGCCCGAAGGGGAGCAAGAGTCAGAGGGGACACAAAGCTAAGACTAGGATCGATCCACGCGTTTTTGTAATTTAAAAACTTCTCCTCGGTGTCTCCACTCGTATTTCTACCGGGGCGCCTAGTATCTCTTCCAGAATCTTCTCCACTTGTTCCTTAGGTATCGCCAGCCTCCTCAGAGGGCCTCTAACGTTAACGACGTACTTCTGCGTCCCGTCGGGTAGCCACATAATGTTTATTCCCTTTACTGTCAGGGGGATCAACAGTTGGGAGACTAACTGCCTCGGGTCCTCCTCGCTCTTTAACAACACCCTTATTCGGTAGTCGCGGCCTAACTCCTTGACCAGCGCTTGTCGGATCTTCTTAGCGAGTTCGTTGGAGGCTTTGTCAACTTTTATCACTACGATCAATGTATTGTCAACTTGGTAGGTTTTCTCGTACGTCGCGTTTCTCAGTTCCTTTATTTCGTTTTCTAAATTCAGTAGCACCCTCATTATGTCTACTTCTATGGGTTTTACTATCCCTTCATCCACCTTTCTCTGACAGCTCGGACAGAGGACTCCGGTCTTGACGCAGATTACATCCAAAGGTATCCTCACTATCGTCATCACCTCGTCATTTTCTTCGAGTGGCGCTGGCGCGTGACGGAATAAAAGGATTTTATTTTGAGCGGCGACACCTGCGGCCTTGTAGTTATTATGACCGGCGAGGAAGGGTAAGTGGTAAATTAATAATCCCTACATGCTTTCCAGACTGATGGAGCCGGGGTGCCCGAGCGGCCTAAGGGGTCGGGCTGCAGTGGAGCGTTGGCCACCGCCCGTTGGATACCCGATCTCTCCCGGGTTCGAATCCCGGCCCCGGCTCCACCTACCATCACGCTTCTCGTCCCGCAACGACGGTGATCAGAGTTGAGAATTCTGGTGGTCAGTGACGTTCACTGTGAGGAAAAGGACAACGTGAGGAAGTACCTCGAGGCCTACAACAAGAGCTCCCCAGACGTAGTCTTGGGCGCCGGAGACTGGGGGGACTGTGAGGACTACAGCTTCCTTGAAGGACAAGAGGTAATCACAGTCTACGGGAACCACGATAAGGTCTACGAATTAAAGAAATATGCGAAAGTCTTGGACGGCGACGTGGTAGAGCTGGGCGGCCTCAAGATCGGTGGCGTCAGCGGGATAGTCAGCCCCAAGGGCACCCCTTCGAAGTCTAATACCCCTAGGAAGAGGCCAGAAGAGTTCGTCAAAGTAGCGGAGAGGATAAAGGGAGTCGACCTAATGGTGATGCACGAAGCGCCTTACATGCCTATGGTCTTCGGAAAGATGTGGAGGTCTGTGGGCCCCCTAACCGCCCTCACGGCGGTCCAAGAGGTCAAACCTAAGGTACTCGTAGTGGGTCACCTACACAAGGCTCCGTCCCTACACGCTAAGGTAGATCGATGCCACGTCTTCCACGTGGATACGAGCAGCGGAGGCTACGTAATACTTGACACTGACACTATGGTAGCTGAGGGCTTTGTCAACAATATAAGGACGTTCAAAGTGAAGATGGAGGAACTCTTGAAACAAGACGCCATCATTTAAAAATCGGGCCGTTAAAGAGTATGTGGAACAGAATCGATTTGGTATGAGGGAGGGATTATGGTAAAATATATCATCAAAGCCCTCGTAGAGGTTGACGGTCCCGTTGACGAGCACGACATCATAGGTGCCATATTCGGGCAGACCGAAGGCCTCCTGGACGATTTCGACTTAAGGGAGTTGCAAGAGAAGGGCCGTATCGGCCGTATACTCGTTAAGCTGCAGAGGAGGGGGAACAAGGCGGTAGGCGAGATTTACGTGCCCTCCAACTTGGACCGGGTGGAGACGGCCCTCGTCGCAGCGATGCTGGAGTCAGTCGACAAGGTCGGGCCCTATCCTGCCCGCATAAGCGTGGTTGAGATAATAGACGTGCGCGCCGAGAAGATAAAGAAGATAATAGAGAGGGCTAAAGAAATATTGAAGAAGTGGAGTCAAGAGAAGAGTGTCGACATAAGGGAAATATTGAAAGAGATAAGCGAGACCACGAAAAAGTCCCAACTGATAGAGTACGGCCCCGAGAAACTCCCGGCCGGCCCGGGCGTGGAGCGCTCGGACACGATAATCATAGTCGAGGGGAGGGCGGACGTGTTGAACTTGTTGAGGTACGGCTACGATAACGTGATCGCCTTGGGAGGGGCAACCACTAAGGTGCCCGAAACGATAAAGAAATTAGCTAAGGAGAAGATAGCGATAGCCTTCGTGGACGGCGACAGAGGGGGGTTGATGGTACTGAAGAACTTGCTCTCCCAAGCAGACATAGACTACGTGGCCAGAGCGCCCCCGGGCAAGGAAGTGGAGGACTTGACCGCTAGAGAGATCGCCAAGTCGCTTAGCAACTTAATACCGGCAAGCAAGATGAAAGAGGAGTTATTGAAGGTAGAGAAGTTACAGAAGGAGGAGGTCAAGGAGGTAGCAGAGAAAGCAGAAAAGGTTGAGGCCGAAGAGGTCGTGAAGAAAGAGGAAGTAGCCGAAAGGGGTGAGGAGATGGAGAGTAAGGCCGAGGGCGCCGAACAGCCTACGGCGACGGCGCTCGAGAAGGCGGCCGCTAAGGAAGAAGTAAAGCAAGAGGTCAAGACCGAGGAAGAGAAGGTCAAGGAATACGTAATGTTCATCCCCGACAGCGTGTTCGAGAAGGCTAAAGAAATCACGGGGACCTTGAGGTCCGTCCTCTACGACTCCCAGTGGAACATCGTCGCCGAGGTGCCCGCGAAGGACGTGGTCAGCGCCATAGAGGAGAAGGGCGCGTACGCCGTGCTTCACGACGGAGTCATAACTCAGAGGATGTTGGACGTGATGAGCTTGAAGGGAGGCCGATTGATACTGGGGAGGAGGGTAGCTAGGGTCAGCAAGAGGCCTAAGGGCGTGTTCGTAGTCCTCTTGAGTTAATCTCTCCTTATTACTTGTTTATGAACTTCCAAAGGCCGTCTTTCCTCCCCTTGAGCCTAGCCTCAGTGATCCCGAAGTATCCCAATATCCTCATGGCTGCCGGTATGACTTGATGGTCTATGTAATAGTTGTAGTCGATCATTTCTTTCTGGACCAAGAACCAAGGCCACGCCCTGCTCGACAGCTTCCCTACGCCCTTCACTATCACGTAGCCTACCTTGTCCCCTTTCTTTACTTCGTACCCTCTTTCTATGGCCCTCTTCGCAGCCGCTACGTGCGGCGGCTCAGACTTATACTCGTCTAAGGATTTCTCTAACGTCTTCCAAATGACTAACTTCTCTATAGGTACCTCGCCTCTCCTGAGTTTTTCTATTATTGAATTGACGTACTCCACCGCCTTATTCACGTCACCTTCTTTAAGAACTATTTCAATAATTTTTTCTTGGACCTCCTTGGCGACCTCCGCCCAGTCGCCTCTGACGGCCTCGAACCCTACTACGTCTATCCGGCCGTCCTCTAAGATGCCGGCGTACCTCTTTTTCGCTTCCGTGAAGAAGAGCTTTTTGTATATTTTATCTATCTTTATTTCAAAGCCCAGCTCTTTTTCTATTCTTTCGATTAACTTCTCTACTTTTTCTTTATCATATATTACGAACAAGCTGTCCGTGTCCCCGTAAATTACCTTAAGTCCGAGTTCCCGGGCCATTTGGATCGCCTTCAAGATCAACTCTCTCCCCCACGACGTTACTGCCTCTGCGCACTCCCTACAGTACCACCGGGCGTGGGGCCACCCCATGTAGCCGTAGTGAGCGTTGGCGAGCACCTTCACTGCCTTTTGCCTATTGTCTAATAGCTTGTACAAGGGGTCTTCGGGGCTTAACGACTTCATTCTTTCCTTAATTTCCTTCCTTAAGTTTAGCAAGGTTACTAATGACCTTTTGAAGAACGCGTCGGGCCTCTTTTTGAACATGTAACCGGCCGGCGAGACGTATACCTCGTCGGGCGACACCTTCTCGCCGGGCCTCACTAAGGTGTCAGGGCCGACGTTGTACTTTATCATTATGTTTGGATACATCGACGAGAAGTCCAAAACGGCGACGTTCTCGTGTACCCCTTTTAGCGGGCGCAGCACTATGGCCCCCTTGTAACTGGCCACCTTCCTCTCTACCCTATTCGGCACGAGCTCGTTAGTGACGAAGGCAACTCTCATCAAGTACCACTCAACCCTATAGCCGACGGACGCCGCCATGACTTGGTCTAACGGAAGGCCGGTTAGGTAGCTCAGCTGTTCTCCGAAAGGAATGAAGAGCTCGGCCAGCATCAGCGTGCTGAGGGCGTCAGCTTCGTTGTACTTCCTCAAGACGTCCCTCTTTTGAGGGTCCTCCCAGTACTGGTATATTAGGTGGTGAGGGATCAACGGCCTTTCGTCCTTTTTCATGACGTTGAAGTAATCTGCGACGTTCTCCAAGGTCTTCACCTTAACTTCGTACACCTCTTTAGCAAAGTCGTAGACGTCCACGTTAAGGCGCCCCGGAACGGAGACGTGGCCGTAGGCGCCGGTAGTGGGGATTACGCCGACCTTCCGTCCCACGTCTAGGCGTACGCCGACGACCTTGCTCCTCTCTATCAAGTACGGCCAGTCGAAGCTGTTGCTGTTGTACCCAACGACGACGTCTGGGTCTCGTTCGAGCATCTCCTTTTTGAACCAAACGATCAAGTCCTTATCGTTCTTATCTTGGGAGAGCTTAGAGACTACGGAGCCTTCGGAGGCCAATGCAATAGAAATTATTGGGTCCCTCTCCGGTCGGGGGGTTCCCGACTTGTTATATACCTCTATGTCGAAGGCTAAGGTCTTCAACTTCGGTTTGACATCTATGTTCAGTGCCTCGGGTCCGTTCAAGACCTCGTAGACCGTTTCTACTCGGTAGCTCTTCTCGGGGCCAAGCTCTTTTACCTCGAACTCCGCCCAGCCACAAGGCCTTAAGCCGGTATCTATTATGTACCTCATCGAAAACCTTATGTCTGCCTCCAGTACGTCTGCGACTTCCTCCAACCTCTTGACCTCTTCTCTGTACTCTCTAACGCTCTCGGGGATTACGGTAGTCACTTTAATTACAGTCTTTTCCCTACCAATGAGCTTTTTCTTAAGTACCTCGAGGGAAATTATGGGAGACTTGGGCTTACTCAAGAGGGATAATTTCCTCTTAAGCCTTTCCAAGTCTGCGTTCTCTTTTAGGAGCACATAAAAGTAGGGTCTAAACCTCTTGTCTTTGAGTAGGACTCTCCTTTCGTTCTCGTCGAGCGCCCAAATTAGTATTACTGGTTTGTTGCCTTCCAGTTCGTAGCTCACGTCGAGTACGTAGAACTTCAAAGTCCTTCCTACCGTTCGCCTTCAACGCCTTCGAGAAATTTAGGTGGTGCTGGAGTTGGCGGCGGGCGGGAAGGGCGGCCACGAGGATATCGGCACGCTCACTTGGCTCGGCGTGCTTACTGTTATGCTGAGGGGCAGCTGGGGCAAGCTGACGCTGGGGGGCGAGGGGAGGCTGGTTGGAACAAAGCCGTTGCTTATGGTAGCGTTCAAGTAAGTCCTCAGCATCTTTAGGTATTCTATATAAAGTTGTAAGTACAAACTCGTGACTTTGTCGTACTCGCTTATTATTGCATGTGTTGCCTCCCTGTAGGCGGAGATCATTGATTGGTAGATGAGGAAGTACGCTGCCACGTTAAGTACTATTACGGCCAGCACTATGCCGACGTATAATAAGGTCAGATCTATACTCAAAGCGTACTACCCGCGTGCCCGTGAAAACTCTATCTCAAAGAAGTTTTCCCGGGTCTCAGGTTGGCGATTCACGCGCGCGCGATCCGTCTAGGCATTCCGGTGTTCGACGACAGGGTCGGCAACGTCAGCCTAGGCAGCCTCGAGGTTCTCGTGGGAGATAAGGACTCTTACGTGCATTTGTTTAACTACCTAATAGCCAAGGCGTGGGTTGACAGAGGGGAGAGGGTCGCGTTCGTTATTGACAAGGGCTTCGTGAACGTCCACAGGGTGGTGGCGGAGAGCTTCGGGATAGACGCGATGGGTCTCGAGGAGTCGAACATGTGGAAGTACGAGGAAGTGGACAACAGCGACGATGCGATGACAAAGGCAATAGAACTCTTCGCCAACTTCGCGCTCGTGTTGGTGGACGCCACCTCTTGGTTCGACCCGGACCTAACTCTGCTCCACAGGACGATCTCAACCCTCATCAATAGCAACTCGATAATGGTAATAACTTTGATAGATGAGAGGGTGAAGCCCGAGGCCTTGGGCATCCTCGAGGCTAACGCAGAGTACGTAGTGAGGTTCGAGACTTACTGGGCGAACTTAAGGGTCGAAAGGATAATGAAGTTGTGTAGGAGCCGTCACCCGACCAACCCCTTCGCCGCGTATTACAGCGTTACCAGCGACGGGATTGAGATAGAAGAACTGAAGCGGCTTTGAAAAACCCCGCGGAGTAGCCCCGAGGGGTTCCGGAATGCCGCCCAAGAACATGGCGAGGATAAAGATGTGGAGTACGGACGTGAAGTCAATAGAGGAAGTGGCAAAACAGATAAGGGAGATAGCGGAGCGCTCGGGCGTAGAGGTAAGGGGCCCCGTGCCCTTGCCCGTCAAGCGCCTCGAGATATCCACCCTCCGCCTCCCTCACGGCGAAGGTACTAAGGTGTTTGACCACTGGGAAATGAGGATACATAAGAGATTGATCGACGTAGAACTCAACGACAAAGTGATGAGGAACATAATGAGGATACGGGTGCCGAGCAACGTTTACATCGAGATCCAGATAAAGAAGGTATAAAGGGCGATGACGGCGCCGACATCGGAGGATCGGTGACTGAGAGCTCTCGCACGAGCCCTTTAGGAGGAATGATGTGAAACCCCGGTACCGAAGGACGGTGTGGACCAACCCCGCATCTCTGACCCGCCGCTTTCCGGGACCGACGAGCGAACGCCTCAACCCTCTAACTTTTCTACGAAACGTGGGGCTGTAAAGGGCCGATGATCAATACTCCCCAGGTCGAGGGGTGAGAGCAATTCCTTTATGTGAGGCCTCAGGGCTACAATGGATCATCATTTAGATCCCGTCAGTCCGCCCATCGGTCACCATCGGTTGAATTTTAAGGTCTGGCGCCGGGGGCGGGATTCGAACCCGCGCCCCCCATCAGGGGGAGTGGCTCTCCAGGCCACCCCCTTGGGCCGCTCGGGCACCCCGGCGAGCTAGGGTCCGCAAGGCTCCTTAAAAATTAAACCGGCACGGGCGGCCTCATCTTGGCCTCTCGTGCCCACCTAATCATTATCCTCTCCAAGATCTCCTTTACTATCGGTGCTAACCTCCCCGGCACTACCACTCTCTTCATTACGCTGATGCCGTCGTTGGGTCCGAAAGTTATGAAGCAGAAGGGGTTGTCCTTGGTTAAGAAGGGCTTGTAGGGACTCGTCTTCTTACCGGCAATGTGAAGGATCGCGTACCAACCGTGACGGAGCGCCTCCTCAGCCATCTTTAAGGATGGCCCGCTCGAGGAGTCGCCGGTCACGTAGATCCTCTTACACCCCTTCGCCCTGAGGTGCTCGTCCACTAAGTAGAACCCCCTCTTATCTTTCTCTCCGCAAGGTATCTCGACCTCGGGGCCCTTAACCCCGGCGGCCCACACCACCAAGTCGGCATCGTACTCCTTGCCGTCTTTCGTTATCACCTTCCCATTCTTTATCTTAGATACCATGGCGTTTAGGTGATATTCGACCTTGTGTTTCTTCAGGAGTTTGGGGACCACAGCCCTCACCTTCTCGCACGGTAAAGTGGGCGAGATGACGGGGGCTGCCTCTAACATGATTACCTTATACTTGGTGAAGCCCGCCTCTCTGGTCCACACTAGCTCTCCCGCGGCCTCCAGCCCGACCAGCCCGGTGCCCACGACAGCTATGGTGGCTTCACCCCCCAGCCTCTCCAGCTCCTTCTTCAACTTGCGGGCGTGTTCAACCCTATACAAGGGGAAGGCCCCCTCCACGGGCACCCAAGCGGAGGCGCCGGTAGCAACCACGGCGTAGTCTGCCGTTATGGTTTTGTCGTCTTTCAAGACTATTTCAACGCCACTGTTGGTTTCCCTTACCGCCTTGACGAGGGCGTCTACGTGCTCCCACCGGAACTTGGGCACGACCTCCAGCTCTTCTGCGCTCTTTCTTCCGCTCAGAACCTTCGTTATGGAAGGCAAGTACTCAAATTTCTTAGGTCCTATCTGGACCACCTCTACGCCCAGCTTTTCGGCGGCGTGCGCCGCGCTCAGCGCGGCGAAGCCGTTTCCCACGATCGCTACCTTCATCGTCTTTGTTCCGCGACGACTCCTATTGGGGAGCCGGAATAAAGTTCATCTCTTTTAAAGGGTTCAAAGCTTTCTCAGCTTGCAGACGAAGAAGCCTTCGGAGCCGTGTACGTGCGGCCACAGCCGTCTGCACTTGTAGGCGAAGGGGAACTCCCACCCCAAGTATTCCTCTATCCCGGGCGAGCC containing:
- the lysX gene encoding lysine biosynthesis protein LysX; translated protein: MKVGIAYDHPRWEEKHIIELLRSRGHEVIEYPLRHSSFEIGVSSELPDVVVQRAVSSARAISFTAHMESMGVPVVNSLHTQLVCDNKVLTDSALNKENVPRPRTFIAYDLESALEAARELGFPLVVKPLQGSWGRLQALVKDEDALKAIIEHREAMPSPQFKVHYLQEYINKPNRDIRVFVVGDSVPVAIYRISEREWRTNTALGGRAEKAEVDEELEELAIKAARAVGGGVLGVDVVEDPERGYLVIEVNSNVDFKNTYKVTGFDMGEAIIDYALSLVKR
- a CDS encoding peptidylprolyl isomerase, giving the protein MTLNKGDIVVLDYTLRLADTGEVITTTSEEEAKKAGIYKEGEKYEPVIVVVGEGSLLPGLEEAVVEMKEGEEKEIEIPPSKAYGERDPAKVKVYSLREFKKAGVKNVYPGMVVRIGNELGIVRSVDGGRVRVDFNNPYAGKTIKARVKVIKIVKEPKDKVEYLIKRRLPEAEMKYEDGAVTITLPLKYILADNIQAVKVVLADEIFKWVPEVKEVKFVEPIKRPEGEPEGEQESEGTQS
- a CDS encoding metallophosphoesterase family protein is translated as MRILVVSDVHCEEKDNVRKYLEAYNKSSPDVVLGAGDWGDCEDYSFLEGQEVITVYGNHDKVYELKKYAKVLDGDVVELGGLKIGGVSGIVSPKGTPSKSNTPRKRPEEFVKVAERIKGVDLMVMHEAPYMPMVFGKMWRSVGPLTALTAVQEVKPKVLVVGHLHKAPSLHAKVDRCHVFHVDTSSGGYVILDTDTMVAEGFVNNIRTFKVKMEELLKQDAII
- the dnaG gene encoding DNA primase DnaG, with protein sequence MVKYIIKALVEVDGPVDEHDIIGAIFGQTEGLLDDFDLRELQEKGRIGRILVKLQRRGNKAVGEIYVPSNLDRVETALVAAMLESVDKVGPYPARISVVEIIDVRAEKIKKIIERAKEILKKWSQEKSVDIREILKEISETTKKSQLIEYGPEKLPAGPGVERSDTIIIVEGRADVLNLLRYGYDNVIALGGATTKVPETIKKLAKEKIAIAFVDGDRGGLMVLKNLLSQADIDYVARAPPGKEVEDLTAREIAKSLSNLIPASKMKEELLKVEKLQKEEVKEVAEKAEKVEAEEVVKKEEVAERGEEMESKAEGAEQPTATALEKAAAKEEVKQEVKTEEEKVKEYVMFIPDSVFEKAKEITGTLRSVLYDSQWNIVAEVPAKDVVSAIEEKGAYAVLHDGVITQRMLDVMSLKGGRLILGRRVARVSKRPKGVFVVLLS
- a CDS encoding DNA-directed DNA polymerase; the protein is MKFYVLDVSYELEGNKPVILIWALDENERRVLLKDKRFRPYFYVLLKENADLERLKRKLSLLSKPKSPIISLEVLKKKLIGREKTVIKVTTVIPESVREYREEVKRLEEVADVLEADIRFSMRYIIDTGLRPCGWAEFEVKELGPEKSYRVETVYEVLNGPEALNIDVKPKLKTLAFDIEVYNKSGTPRPERDPIISIALASEGSVVSKLSQDKNDKDLIVWFKKEMLERDPDVVVGYNSNSFDWPYLIERSKVVGVRLDVGRKVGVIPTTGAYGHVSVPGRLNVDVYDFAKEVYEVKVKTLENVADYFNVMKKDERPLIPHHLIYQYWEDPQKRDVLRKYNEADALSTLMLAELFIPFGEQLSYLTGLPLDQVMAASVGYRVEWYLMRVAFVTNELVPNRVERKVASYKGAIVLRPLKGVHENVAVLDFSSMYPNIMIKYNVGPDTLVRPGEKVSPDEVYVSPAGYMFKKRPDAFFKRSLVTLLNLRKEIKERMKSLSPEDPLYKLLDNRQKAVKVLANAHYGYMGWPHARWYCRECAEAVTSWGRELILKAIQMARELGLKVIYGDTDSLFVIYDKEKVEKLIERIEKELGFEIKIDKIYKKLFFTEAKKRYAGILEDGRIDVVGFEAVRGDWAEVAKEVQEKIIEIVLKEGDVNKAVEYVNSIIEKLRRGEVPIEKLVIWKTLEKSLDEYKSEPPHVAAAKRAIERGYEVKKGDKVGYVIVKGVGKLSSRAWPWFLVQKEMIDYNYYIDHQVIPAAMRILGYFGITEARLKGRKDGLWKFINK
- the rpsJ gene encoding 30S ribosomal protein S10, producing MPPKNMARIKMWSTDVKSIEEVAKQIREIAERSGVEVRGPVPLPVKRLEISTLRLPHGEGTKVFDHWEMRIHKRLIDVELNDKVMRNIMRIRVPSNVYIEIQIKKV
- a CDS encoding NAD(P)/FAD-dependent oxidoreductase, translating into MKVAIVGNGFAALSAAHAAEKLGVEVVQIGPKKFEYLPSITKVLSGRKSAEELEVVPKFRWEHVDALVKAVRETNSGVEIVLKDDKTITADYAVVATGASAWVPVEGAFPLYRVEHARKLKKELERLGGEATIAVVGTGLVGLEAAGELVWTREAGFTKYKVIMLEAAPVISPTLPCEKVRAVVPKLLKKHKVEYHLNAMVSKIKNGKVITKDGKEYDADLVVWAAGVKGPEVEIPCGEKDKRGFYLVDEHLRAKGCKRIYVTGDSSSGPSLKMAEEALRHGWYAILHIAGKKTSPYKPFLTKDNPFCFITFGPNDGISVMKRVVVPGRLAPIVKEILERIMIRWAREAKMRPPVPV